A window of Candida orthopsilosis Co 90-125, chromosome 8 draft sequence contains these coding sequences:
- a CDS encoding Nam2 leucyl-tRNA synthetase codes for MLNPLQRIRPYQKRHTLILTYTRLLTTNHNFVELDKKWRERWSQQQNGEKSIHSPNEKDFYALVMFPYPSGVLHLGHLRVYTISDVVARYKKLNGYNVIHPMGWDAFGLPAENAAIERDIDPAIWTETNISKMKEQMINFSADFDWDREINTSSPDYYKWTQKIFLMLYDKGLAYRKKAEINWDPVDQTVLANEQVDAKGRSWRSGALVEKRNLEQWFIGITKYADRLVKDLDHLGQWPEHVKTMQRNWIGKSRGCVVHFPIDYDDGKLSVFTSRPETLFAVQFLALSLDHPIVKELSQNDPRLVKFVDESKDAGFESRAGYKLPINASIPLNPDNTTKSCFDVPIFVAPYVLSEYGSGAVMGCPGHDTRDFEFWKLHEPNQSTVQIIGPKDPKQMKIPYTLKKGIMQDSSTLEGGLKDLQSYKGLSGKDAAGVITQQLTKHGLGNASTQYRLKDWLISRQRYWGAPIPIIHCTDCGPVPVPDDHLPVLLPKVNSEHFTKGNPLGNIGEFVNCKCPSCGKDAKRETDTMDTFMDSSWYYLRYLDSRNDSQLISSAASQNMPVDLYVGGVEHAILHLLYARFIAKFLSDCGVWDGKSCHDEPLTKLVTQGMVHGITYADPDTNQFLKPDEVDFTSSQAPTIKVTGKTPKVSYEKMSKSKYNGADPGECIAKFGADATRAQMLFSAPVSDTLLWNEDQIAGVDRWLRRVLGLSQSILNMDKVELDRGSQELARVTLKSPIIGEKTIGLNEYELDFYNQIQDLVKSISDSIDIHFSLNTVVSDLMKMTNLITEAIKSNKCEYDLVRDSYVKLLICMAPVTPATSEECWESIQLADGLSPSSIFKQSYPTDKSIKSNIQKFNIFINGKARGTIMAEDGLIGEGDESIIKKLKEKEGFSHHLPNSVKKVIKKPGLISVLG; via the coding sequence ATGTTAAACCCACTACAACGAATACGACCTTATCAGAAAAGACATACCTTAATACTCACGTATACAAGATTACTTACAACTAACCACAATTTTGTAGAATTGGACAAAAAATGGAGAGAGAGATGGAGCCAGCAACAAAATGGTGAAAAATCCATCCATTCtccaaatgaaaaagatttttaTGCATTGGTGATGTTCCCGTACCCTTCAGGTGTACTACATTTGGGTCATTTACGTGTTTATACTATTAGTGATGTTGTTGCTAGGTacaaaaagttgaatggCTACAATGTCATCCATCCAATGGGGTGGGATGCATTTGGATTACCAGCTGAAAATGcagcaattgaaagagaCATAGACCCCGCTATATGGACTGAAACAAATATATCCAAAATGAAAGAGCAGATGATTAATTTCCTGGCTGATTTCGATTGGGATAGGGAAATCAATACGAGTTCGCCTGATTATTATAAATGGACTCAAAAAATCTTTCTTATGTTGTACGACAAGGGACTTGCTTATCGTAAGAAGGCAGAAATCAATTGGGATCCGGTTGACCAAACAGTTCTTGCAAATGAACAAGTTGATGCCAAGGGACGGTCATGGAGAAGTGGCGCATTAGtggaaaagagaaatttgGAGCAATGGTTTATTGGGATTACAAAGTATGCTGACCGATTGGTGAAGGATTTGGATCACCTCGGCCAATGGCCTGAACATGTCAAGACGATGCAGAGGAATTGGATTGGAAAATCCAGAGGTTGTGTTGTTCATTTCCCTATAGACTACGATGATGGTAAATTATCGGTTTTTACTTCAAGACCAGAGACTTTATTTGCGGTTCAGTTTTTGGCACTCAGTTTGGACCATCCAATAGTAAAGGAGCTATCTCAAAATGATCCCAGGTTGGtcaagtttgttgatgaatcgAAAGATGCGGGATTTGAATCTAGGGCTGGATACAAGCTTCCTATAAATGCATCTATTCCACTCAATCCCGATAATACAACAAAGTCTTGCTTTGATGTACCCATTTTTGTGGCACCATATGTGCTCAGTGAGTATGGATCAGGTGCTGTTATGGGATGTCCAGGGCATGATACAAGAGACTTTGAGTTTTGGAAACTACACGAGCCTAATCAATCGACTGTACAAATTATTGGCCCAAAGGATCCAAAACAGATGAAAATTCCCTACACTTTGAAGAAAGGTATTATGCAAGATAGCAGTACCCTTGAAGGAGGACTAAAGGATCTACAACTGTATAAAGGTTTATCAGGAAAGGATGCAGCTGGTGTCATCACACAGCAATTGACCAAACACGGTCTTGGAAATGCAAGTACCCAGTATAGATTAAAGGACTGGTTGATTAGTCGGCAAAGATACTGGGGTGCTCCAATACCAATAATCCATTGTACAGATTGTGGTCCGGTTCCTGTGCCTGATGATCACCTTCCTGTACTTTTGCCAAAGGTCAATAGTGAACATTTCACCAAGGGAAACCCTTTAGGTAATATTGGTGAGTTTGTCAATTGCAAGTGTCCATCATGTGGAAAAGATGCGAAGAGAGAAACCGATACGATGGATACTTTTATGGACTCTTCGTGGTACTACTTGAGATACTTGGATTCAAGAAATGATAGCCAACTAATCAGCTCTGCAGCAAGTCAGAATATGCCAGTGGATCTATATGTTGGTGGAGTTGAGCATGCGATATTGCACTTGTTATATGCACGATTCATTGCCAAGTTCTTAAGTGATTGTGGTGTTTGGGATGGTAAATCTTGTCATGATGAACCCTTAACCAAATTGGTCACCCAAGGAATGGTTCATGGTATAACATATGCTGATCCTGATACTAATCAATTCCTCAAGCCCGATGAAGTCGACTTTACAAGCTCACAAGCACCAACTATAAAAGTGACAGGTAAAACACCCAAAGTTTCATATGAGAAAATGTCCAAGTCAAAGTATAATGGAGCCGATCCTGGAGAGTgtattgcaaaatttggaGCTGATGCAACTAGGGCCCAGATGTTGTTTCTGGCTCCGGTATCGGATACATTATTATGGAATGAGGACCAGATTGCTGGGGTGGACAGATGGCTTAGACGTGTTCTTGGATTGAGTCAATCTATTTTAAATATGGATAAAGTAGAGTTGGATAGAGGAAGCCAAGAACTTGCCCGAGTGACATTGAAAAGTCCGATCATTGGTGAGAAAACTATTGGATTGAATGAATATGAGCTTGATTTTTACAATCAGATTCAAGATCTAGTTAAGAGTATTTCGGACTCGATAGATATCCACTTTTCATTGAACACGGTGGTTTCAgacttgatgaagatgacgaaTCTCATCACTGAGGCtatcaaatccaacaaatgtGAGTACGATTTAGTCCGCGACTCCTATGTCAAATTGTTAATCTGTATGGCACCAGTTACACCAGCAACATCAGAAGAATGTTGGGAATCTATACAATTGGCAGATGGATTATCACcaagttcaatttttaaGCAGTCATATCCTACTGATAAGTCAATCAAATCTaatattcaaaagtttaacatcttcatcaatggcaAAGCTAGAGGAACAATCATGGCAGAAGATGGGTTGATTGGAGAAGGTGATGAGAGTATAATCAAGAAGCTCAAAGAGAAGGAGGGGTTTTCTCATCATTTGCCCAATCTGGTCAAGAAAGTTATCAAGAAACCAGGATTAATCAGTGTTCTTGGATAG
- a CDS encoding Rav2 protein (protein similar to S. cerevisiae Rav2p, which is involved in acidification of the vacuole), producing MLFWCLTKLYLNSPIFSSQIKRFTTTYYSSSLPKPLLNLKRPFAVSHSIMPGLKDQFTLLADNANIEKPLLDDRQYRFFKLKNDLRVLIISDPHADKSAASLDVNVGSFADKTYNIPGLAHFCEHLLFMGTSKYPQENEYSDFLAKHSGHSNAYTAAEHTNYYFQVGSHHLEGALDRFAQFFISPLFSKSCKDREINAVDSENKKNLQNDLWRLYQLDKSQSNPNHPYNGFSTGNFVTLHTVPESEGINVRDILMQFHKDRYSSNLMSLVILGKENLDELSTWAIEKFSEVIDKGLTRPSYDGELIYKTDQMLKLIKAKPVKDLHQLDVTFMIPDDLEDKWDCKPQNYFSHLLGHESEGSILFYLKSKGWVTELSSGNMKVCQGSSSYVVEFQLTPGGLKHWQDIVKTTFDYLNFISEQGPQKWIWEEIKNISEVNFKFKQKSDAANTASKLSSVLYKFDEFIPAENLLSSSVVRKYDPEAIKRFGSYLNTENFRVTLVSSEFEGLSQKEKWYGTEYEVEEISKDLIDSLKKPISNRHLHFPVPNPFIPTSFDILGKKLEQPQISPYLISHDNKMNLWYKQDDQFEVPKGTIEIVFHLPGSNVDVESATKSDMFAEMLDDHLNQITYFASLVGLRVGINCWRDGFAMYVSGYNHKLPVLLNKVLDEFFTFTPSIDRFEPLRFKLLKEFKNVGYQVPYNQIGSYHLQVVNEKVYDYDDKIKELENLQFTEVEKFIKDSITSAGVFAEVLVHGNFDINNATQIKTAISKHLDSIKPLMEEYDENKFHLQNYVFQPGEVIRFEVDLKDKNNINSCIEYYLQFSPTNDDTKLRVLTDLLATIIREPCFNQLRTKEQLGYVVFSGLRKGRTSIGFRILVQSERSSEYLEYRIDEFLSKFGRYVNQELTDENFEKFKQALIDAKLQKIKHLSEETNRLWNAITDGYYEFDARQKHASLLEKISKEEFIDFFNKYVTGVESNKNDKTGKFVLHLKSQVKSEVPESKLVQSALSNFGYRHGYDISHEFVDGLVKKMGSSSVDSIIDEYTKEAEREAKITLNQEQVAQEIKSAIQNPVPKGYPSGALVASVEEFRRTHDLGGFPHPISPLSKFYYDQLHL from the coding sequence ATGCTCTTCTGGTGTCTCACAAAGCTTTACTTAAATAGCCCCATTTTTTCATCACAAATAAAGCGCTTCACAACCACTTACTATAGTTCATCGTTGCCCAAACCATTATTAAACCTAAAAAGACCATTCGCCGTATCACATTCCATCATGCCTGGGCTCAAGGATCAATTCACTTTATTAGCAGATAACGCAAACATTGAAAAGCCATTACTCGATGATAGACAATATCGCTTCTTCAAACTCAAGAATGATTTGAGGGTCTTGATTATCAGTGATCCCCATGCTGATAAATCTGCAGCTTCATTGGACGTTAATGTTGGATCTTTTGCAGACAAAACCTACAACATTCCCGGGTTGGCTCATTTTTGTGAACACTTATTGTTTATGGGCACATCTAAGTATCCGCAGGAAAATGAGTACTCAGACTTCTTAGCTAAGCACTCTGGCCATTCCAATGCATACACTGCAGCAGAGCATACAAACTATTACTTTCAAGTTGGGTCGCATCATTTGGAGGGAGCTTTAGATAGATTTgcccaatttttcatctcGCCATTGTTTAGCAAAAGTTGCAAAGACCGTGAAATCAATGCTGTTGACTCTGAGAATAAGAAAAACCTTCAAAATGATTTGTGGCGATTATATCAGTTGGATAAATCACAAAGTAATCCAAACCATCCATACAATGGATTCTCAACTGGTAATTTCGTAACTTTACACACTGTACCTGAACTGGAAGGGATCAATGTACGAGATATTTTAATGCAATTTCATAAAGATAGGTATTCTTCAAACTTGATGTCATTGGTTATTTTAGGTAAAGAAAACTTGGACGAGTTATCAACTTGGgctattgaaaaattttctgAAGTAATTGATAAAGGTTTAACCAGGCCAAGCTATGATGGCGAGCTAATTTACAAGACTGATCAAATGCTCAAGCTTATAAAGGCCAAGCCAGTGAAAGACTTGCACCAATTAGATGTGACGTTTATGATTCCTGACGACTTGGAAGACAAATGGGATTGCAAGCCACAAAACTATTTTTCACATTTGTTGGGCCATGAGAGTGAAGGCTCTATTTTGTTTTACCTCAAGTCAAAAGGGTGGGTTACAGAGTTATCCTCTGGTAATATGAAAGTGTGTCAAGGTAGCTCTTCGTATGTTGTTGAGTTCCAATTAACTCCTGGAGGGTTGAAGCACTGGCAAGACATTGTCAAGACAACATTTGATTACTTGAATTTCATCAGTGAGCAAGGACCGCAGAAATGGATCTGGGaggaaatcaaaaatatttctGAAgtgaatttcaaattcaagcaGAAGTCGGACGCTGCAAACACAGCTTCCAAATTGTCCAGTGTTTTgtacaaatttgatgaatttattcCTGCTGAGAATTTGCTTAGCTCTTCAGTTGTCCGCAAATACGACCCTGAAGCTATAAAGAGATTTGGATCGTACTTGAATACTGAGAACTTCCGAGTTACCTTAGTTTCCTCCGAATTCGAAGGCCTTTCTCAAAAGGAAAAATGGTACGGTACTGAATATGAGGTGGAAGAGATCTCCAAGGACTTGATTGATCTGCTAAAAAAGCCAATTTCCAACCGTCATTTGCATTTCCCAGTACCAAATCCTTTCATTCCAACAAGTTTCGATATATTGggaaagaaattggaacaGCCACAAATTTCACCATACTTGATAAGTCATGACAACAAGATGAATCTTTGGTATAAACAAGATGACCAGTTTGAAGTGCCCAAGGGGaccattgaaattgtgtTTCATTTACCTGGCTCCAACGTTGATGTCGAATCGGCTACAAAATCTGACATGTTTGCTGAAATGTTGGACGATCATTTGAATCAGATAACCTACTTTGCCTCATTGGTTGGTTTAAGAGTGGGTATTAATTGCTGGCGTGATGGGTTTGCCATGTACGTTAGTGGATACAACCATAAACTACCAGTTCTTTTGAACAAGGTGTTGGATGAGTTTTTTACCTTTACTCCTAGTATTGATAGATTTGAGCCATTGAGATTTaagttgttgaaggagTTCAAAAATGTTGGATACCAGGTTCCTTATAATCAGATTGGATCGTATCACTTGCAAGTAGTGAATGAAAAAGTGTATGATTATGACGACAAGATTAAGGAACTAGAGAATTTGCAATTTACCGAAGTAGagaaatttatcaaagaTTCAATTACATCAGCTGGTGTGTTTGCAGAAGTTTTGGTCCATGGTAATTTCgatatcaacaatgcaACACAGATCAAAACGGCTATTTCTAAGCATTTGGACCTGATCAAACCACTCATGGAGGAGTACGATGAGAATAAATTCCACTTGCAAAATTATGTGTTTCAACCAGGAGAAGTGATTCGTTTTGAAGTGGACCTCAAAGACAAAAATAATATCAACTCATGTATAGAGTACTACTTACAATTCAGTCCAACCAATGACGATACAAAGTTGAGAGTACTCACTGATTTGTTGGCAACAATCATCCGTGAGCCGtgtttcaatcaattgcgTACAAAAGAACAGTTGGGATACGTTGTATTCTCAGGGTTGAGAAAAGGAAGAACATCCATTGGATTTAGAATCTTGGTGCAATCAGAGAGATCTAGTGAGTACTTGGAATACAGGATTGATGAGTTCTTGAGCAAGTTTGGCAGGTATGTTAACCAAGAATTGACTGATgagaattttgaaaagttcaAGCAAGCTTTGATCGATGctaaattgcaaaaaatcaAGCACTTGAGTGAAGAGACAAATCGTTTATGGAATGCAATCACAGATGGGTATTACGAGTTTGATGCAAGACAAAAGCATGCTTCTTTGTTGGAgaaaatttccaaagaGGAGTTTATAGACTTCTTCAATAAGTACGTGACAGGAGTGGAAAGCAACAAGAACGACAAGACTGGAAAATTTGTCCTACACTTGAAATCGCAAGTCAAAAGCGAAGTACCGGAATCCAAATTAGTTCAAAGTGCATTGAGCAATTTTGGGTATCGCCATGGATATGATATTAGTCAcgaatttgttgatggtttGGTCAAGAAAATGGGCCTGAGTTCTGTTGACtccattattgatgaatacaCTAAAGAAGCTGAACGTGAGGCTAAGATCACTTTGAATCAAGAGCAAGTGGCTCAAGAGATCAAATCAGCTATACAAAACCCAGTTCCTAAAGGGTATCCTAGTGGGGCTTTGGTTGCCTCTGTTGAAGAATTCAGAAGGACTCATGACTTGGGTGGTTTTCCTCATCCTATTTCACCATTGTCAAAGTTCTATTACgatcaattgcatttgtAG